Proteins found in one Brachyspira murdochii DSM 12563 genomic segment:
- a CDS encoding flavodoxin domain-containing protein encodes MSTNIAVLYKSKYGTTRTYAKWIADKVHGDLYGIDNVTIENLNNYDFIVFAGALYAGKLSSAKRIKQFFNKLKGDKHLYCVIVGLGDTNDKELYNNAVNQNFKSDIKDHMKFYFLRGGVDFDKLKLHHALMMHMLRRIISAKAVKTEDEKLLLENYGKKIDFINKSAVEEIVLDIKNKSKELQNK; translated from the coding sequence ATGTCAACTAATATTGCAGTGCTTTATAAAAGTAAATACGGAACAACAAGAACTTATGCTAAATGGATAGCAGACAAAGTTCATGGGGATTTATACGGTATTGATAATGTAACTATTGAGAATTTAAATAATTATGACTTTATCGTATTTGCAGGTGCTTTATATGCTGGTAAACTTTCTTCTGCTAAGAGGATAAAACAGTTTTTTAATAAGTTAAAAGGTGATAAGCATTTGTATTGTGTTATAGTCGGGCTTGGGGATACTAATGATAAGGAACTATATAATAATGCTGTTAATCAAAATTTTAAATCTGATATAAAAGATCACATGAAATTTTATTTTTTAAGAGGCGGGGTAGATTTTGATAAATTAAAACTTCATCATGCTTTGATGATGCATATGTTGAGAAGGATAATATCAGCTAAAGCAGTGAAAACAGAAGATGAAAAATTATTATTAGAAAATTACGGTAAAAAGATAGATTTTATAAATAAGAGTGCTGTTGAAGAAATAGTACTTGATATAAAAAATAAGAGTAAAGAACTTCAGAATAAATAA
- the mscL gene encoding large conductance mechanosensitive channel protein MscL encodes MIEEFKKFIMRGNILDMAIGIVIGASFTKIVNSFVEDILMPPIGLILSGIDFSNIFIVIKKGISDAGPYTSIEAAKQAGAVVIGFGVFINTIISFFITALAIFMIIKIFNKMREKMVKKEKEDKEAEEKICPYCCSSVNIKAVKCPHCTSDLDK; translated from the coding sequence ATGATAGAAGAGTTTAAAAAATTTATTATGCGTGGTAATATATTGGACATGGCAATAGGTATAGTTATTGGGGCTTCATTTACAAAAATAGTTAATTCTTTTGTTGAAGATATATTAATGCCTCCTATAGGACTAATATTAAGCGGAATAGACTTCTCTAATATATTTATAGTAATTAAAAAAGGTATTTCTGACGCTGGTCCTTATACTTCAATAGAAGCAGCAAAACAAGCTGGTGCTGTTGTTATAGGTTTTGGTGTTTTTATTAATACTATAATAAGTTTTTTTATAACTGCTTTGGCAATATTTATGATAATAAAAATATTTAATAAAATGAGAGAAAAAATGGTAAAAAAAGAAAAAGAAGATAAAGAAGCAGAAGAAAAAATATGCCCTTACTGCTGTTCTTCTGTCAATATAAAAGCAGTAAAATGCCCTCACTGCACTTCAGATTTAGATAAATAA
- the nusB gene encoding transcription antitermination factor NusB — protein sequence MSEEKEINNIENTENTNEEAVSDNAPRKVVKKKMIVKSKNKENIKDLDLSAYGARRQARIYAVMSLYSYEINERKISINNILDFDYDKKIPENIFAFTRNLVEGTIKNLERIDSLIEKYSNNWDIKRIQYVDKSIIRMSIYSLIFLKDIPKSVVIDEAVEIAKIFSDKDSYKFVNGILDGIQEEDIQ from the coding sequence ATGTCTGAAGAAAAAGAGATAAATAATATTGAAAACACAGAAAACACAAATGAAGAAGCTGTTTCAGATAATGCTCCTAGAAAAGTAGTAAAAAAGAAAATGATAGTCAAATCTAAAAATAAAGAAAATATTAAAGATTTAGATTTATCTGCTTACGGAGCTAGAAGGCAGGCAAGAATATATGCTGTAATGTCTTTATATTCTTATGAAATTAATGAAAGAAAAATAAGTATAAATAATATTTTAGATTTTGATTATGATAAAAAAATACCTGAAAATATATTTGCATTTACAAGAAATTTAGTTGAAGGAACTATAAAAAATTTAGAAAGAATAGACAGCTTAATAGAAAAATATTCTAATAACTGGGATATAAAGAGAATACAATATGTAGACAAATCTATTATTAGAATGTCAATATATTCTTTAATATTTTTAAAAGACATACCTAAATCTGTAGTAATAGATGAGGCAGTCGAAATTGCTAAAATATTTAGCGATAAAGATTCTTATAAATTTGTTAATGGGATTTTAGATGGTATACAGGAAGAAGACATACAATAG
- a CDS encoding PEGA domain-containing protein yields MYRKKIIKLLLILLFSSLSLYPFGGKPIRIEEVRPYYTSTETAKIDIYIYTNIGDNTNYNYITFAVADAIANQLEYNKTIRLQSETNYTITPIDFERAYDYKVFQFTNITYTSRQEGTNITIVTNYEYTTYTNWGDVRSNVKLITPETKGFILQTNEMIFDYNGTNVILKGTNDFIQKVDIGKNYYEYFGDDIKKYVFTRNSDIAIFGTVEYKRPNINIVTYVAYIKDRKINSYSMTVPEARIDEQVPNYALEIANRISYLDKTGIIAIDVSPPDSFVYVDDIFVGKSGDTLYVPALTTNNHRFTIKKESYETIDTMLSFENPNENILLQFKLDELTNAARVQINIPGEEASSVVINGVKETPTNVINRYFGFGTYSLKITNKNYIDYYGTFTVNSTNSLNLTPNMKKFKEPTLADKIFKNYERNTKIFFGLTIASAIFSIGTYVYAGEILDSTMVKYYNQYQNALNRPEVDLRNYNTAMNIYIAGMVLTGAFALTTGIYYMLWINESNFAVEELSFNAGYSGANIMYSWRW; encoded by the coding sequence ATGTATAGAAAAAAAATTATAAAATTACTATTAATATTATTATTCTCATCATTATCCCTCTATCCATTTGGAGGAAAACCAATAAGAATAGAGGAAGTAAGACCATATTATACAAGTACAGAGACTGCCAAAATAGATATCTACATATATACAAATATAGGAGATAATACAAACTACAATTATATTACATTTGCTGTAGCAGATGCAATAGCCAATCAGCTTGAGTATAATAAAACTATAAGACTTCAGTCCGAAACAAATTATACAATTACTCCAATAGACTTTGAAAGAGCATATGACTATAAAGTATTTCAATTTACAAATATAACATATACAAGCAGACAAGAGGGAACAAATATTACTATAGTTACAAATTATGAATATACAACCTATACCAACTGGGGAGACGTACGCAGCAATGTAAAATTAATAACGCCTGAAACTAAAGGATTTATACTTCAGACTAATGAAATGATATTTGATTATAACGGCACTAATGTAATATTAAAAGGTACTAATGATTTTATTCAAAAAGTAGATATAGGAAAAAACTATTATGAATATTTCGGAGATGATATAAAAAAATATGTATTTACTAGAAACTCTGATATAGCAATATTCGGAACTGTTGAATATAAAAGACCAAATATTAATATAGTAACATATGTAGCATACATAAAAGATAGAAAGATAAATTCATATTCTATGACTGTACCTGAGGCAAGAATAGATGAACAGGTTCCAAACTACGCATTAGAAATAGCAAATAGAATAAGCTATTTAGATAAAACTGGAATTATAGCCATAGATGTAAGCCCTCCGGATTCTTTTGTTTATGTAGATGATATATTTGTAGGAAAAAGCGGCGATACATTATATGTTCCGGCACTTACAACAAATAATCATAGATTTACTATAAAAAAAGAATCTTATGAAACTATAGATACTATGCTTTCATTTGAAAATCCTAATGAAAATATACTTCTTCAGTTCAAATTAGACGAACTTACAAATGCCGCAAGAGTACAGATAAATATACCGGGAGAAGAGGCTAGTTCTGTAGTTATAAATGGCGTAAAGGAAACTCCAACAAATGTAATAAATAGATATTTTGGGTTTGGTACATATTCTCTAAAAATAACAAATAAAAATTATATAGATTATTATGGTACATTTACTGTAAACAGCACCAATTCTCTTAATCTTACCCCAAATATGAAGAAATTTAAAGAACCTACACTAGCTGATAAAATATTTAAAAATTATGAAAGAAACACAAAAATATTTTTCGGACTAACTATAGCAAGTGCAATATTTTCAATAGGTACTTATGTATATGCAGGTGAAATATTAGATTCTACAATGGTAAAATATTATAATCAATATCAAAATGCTCTTAACAGACCGGAAGTAGATTTGAGGAACTATAATACTGCTATGAATATATATATAGCTGGAATGGTGCTTACTGGAGCATTTGCCCTAACTACAGGTATATATTATATGCTTTGGATAAATGAAAGCAACTTTGCTGTAGAGGAACTATCATTTAATGCAGGATATAGCGGAGCAAATATTATGTATTCATGGCGGTGGTAG
- a CDS encoding tetratricopeptide repeat protein, producing MVYRKKTYNRRLAKYKNLQMVVFILCIGALGFIAIISLNVAIMQGKVRLNYQSADDYTLAKEYYKNKDYNKAKSILKKEISTTIDPKKQYEANILLGQIYNETEDYDNAIKIFNTMTNSLYLDEKLKHNLGISYLEKEMYDEALTSLETSLSINSNYIPSLLTLGRFYMERNLPRLAKGYYERVLSLEESDEALFYVGLIALNEGFQSVAYDTLSKLVRRSKGEYADKAATILGDIYVISGDTDSAIEMYLKSLVNSDTKPDSIRRLVKIYEQVEDYDGIKKVYEQILEQNPNDIDTILALGELYEKENAYDRAIKYYLKLTKMKDYTNTYEAIGLLANSYYKGSMLKEAEANYKKILMADNKDDLYKTALERLGDITYRQKDFMPSLKYYQEIYKIETNNAIFMPRLGELELYYGNSDRGIKLLKDSIAEDVGNAFPSRTLAIYYESIGNINEALNYYNYTLSKYPKDRESIYRAGMLYYKTKNYEKSKESLLIAANDENNTTLVRENAWVTLAAMMEEIRSYNDAAAYYRQLVEMSPSVENFMLYGAFSYRRLQYNDAIYAYNEALNLASSKRDLFDINLALGKCYYRMNELDNAEESYRNALSYNGGDSQAKDGLRQVLTKKELMYNN from the coding sequence ATGGTATACAGGAAGAAGACATACAATAGAAGACTAGCTAAATATAAAAATCTTCAAATGGTGGTTTTTATATTATGCATAGGTGCTTTAGGTTTTATAGCTATAATATCATTAAATGTAGCAATAATGCAGGGTAAAGTAAGGTTAAACTATCAGTCTGCTGATGATTATACCTTGGCAAAAGAATATTATAAAAATAAAGACTACAATAAAGCTAAATCAATACTAAAAAAAGAGATAAGTACAACTATAGACCCTAAAAAACAGTATGAAGCAAATATACTGCTTGGTCAAATATATAATGAAACTGAAGATTATGATAATGCTATAAAAATATTTAATACTATGACCAATTCATTGTATTTAGATGAAAAGCTTAAACATAATTTAGGAATATCATATTTAGAAAAAGAGATGTATGATGAAGCCTTAACATCATTAGAAACATCTTTATCTATAAACAGTAATTATATACCTAGCCTTCTTACTTTGGGACGTTTTTATATGGAAAGAAACTTGCCTCGTTTGGCAAAAGGATATTATGAAAGAGTATTATCTTTAGAAGAAAGCGATGAAGCATTATTTTATGTTGGCTTAATAGCACTTAATGAAGGTTTTCAAAGTGTTGCTTATGATACTTTAAGTAAATTAGTAAGAAGAAGCAAAGGCGAATATGCTGATAAAGCTGCTACAATACTTGGAGATATTTATGTAATATCTGGAGATACTGACAGTGCTATAGAAATGTATTTAAAAAGTTTAGTTAATTCTGATACTAAGCCGGACTCTATAAGAAGACTTGTAAAAATATACGAACAGGTTGAAGACTATGACGGTATAAAAAAAGTGTATGAACAAATACTTGAACAAAATCCCAATGATATTGATACTATACTAGCTTTAGGTGAATTATACGAAAAAGAAAATGCATATGACAGAGCTATTAAATATTATCTAAAATTAACAAAAATGAAAGACTATACTAATACTTATGAAGCTATAGGACTTCTTGCCAACTCTTACTATAAAGGAAGTATGCTTAAAGAGGCAGAGGCTAATTATAAAAAAATTCTAATGGCTGACAATAAAGATGATCTCTATAAAACAGCATTAGAAAGACTTGGCGATATAACATACAGACAAAAAGATTTTATGCCTTCTCTTAAATATTATCAGGAAATATATAAAATAGAAACTAATAATGCTATATTTATGCCTAGACTTGGAGAATTGGAATTATATTACGGTAATTCTGACAGGGGAATCAAATTATTAAAAGATTCTATTGCAGAAGATGTTGGGAATGCTTTTCCAAGCAGAACACTTGCTATTTACTATGAAAGCATAGGCAATATTAATGAAGCATTAAATTACTATAATTATACACTTTCAAAATATCCTAAAGATAGAGAAAGTATATACAGAGCCGGAATGCTTTATTATAAAACTAAAAATTATGAAAAATCAAAAGAGTCATTACTTATAGCAGCAAATGATGAAAACAATACAACATTAGTAAGAGAGAATGCTTGGGTAACTCTTGCTGCAATGATGGAAGAGATACGCTCTTATAATGATGCTGCTGCTTATTACAGACAGCTTGTGGAAATGTCTCCTAGTGTAGAAAACTTTATGCTTTATGGTGCTTTCTCTTATAGAAGACTACAGTATAACGATGCTATATATGCTTATAATGAGGCTTTAAACTTGGCATCTTCAAAGAGAGACTTATTTGATATTAATTTAGCTTTGGGTAAATGTTATTATAGAATGAATGAACTTGATAATGCAGAAGAAAGCTACAGAAATGCATTAAGCTATAACGGAGGTGATTCTCAGGCTAAAGACGGCTTAAGACAGGTTTTGACAAAAAAAGAACTTATGTATAATAATTGA
- a CDS encoding carboxymuconolactone decarboxylase family protein gives MARVKFMEYEEAQGKVKEAFDYQLKKSGNVTNMKKALLNDYATYEAFMGWYTSFDRLVEVVGKRAAMILAHSVSTTNGCMLCSLFFIRDLKAIGEDPKNLKLDEKEQLLSQLGMQMVKDPNAVSDELINNLKKHFNDSEIVTIVGFAAQMMATNNFNAVLKIDLDESLVPIQGEFEKETWRAKNN, from the coding sequence ATGGCTAGAGTTAAATTTATGGAATATGAAGAAGCCCAAGGTAAAGTGAAAGAGGCTTTCGATTATCAATTAAAAAAAAGCGGCAATGTTACAAATATGAAAAAAGCATTATTAAATGACTATGCAACTTATGAAGCATTTATGGGGTGGTATACTTCTTTTGACAGATTGGTAGAAGTAGTTGGTAAAAGAGCAGCTATGATACTAGCACATTCTGTTTCTACTACTAATGGTTGTATGCTTTGTTCTTTATTCTTTATAAGAGATTTAAAAGCTATAGGAGAAGACCCTAAAAACCTTAAACTAGATGAAAAAGAACAGCTATTATCACAATTAGGTATGCAGATGGTAAAAGACCCTAATGCTGTAAGTGATGAGCTAATTAACAATCTTAAAAAACATTTTAACGATTCTGAAATAGTTACTATAGTAGGTTTTGCAGCTCAGATGATGGCTACTAATAATTTTAATGCTGTACTAAAAATAGATTTAGATGAATCTTTAGTACCTATACAGGGTGAGTTTGAAAAAGAAACTTGGAGAGCTAAAAATAATTAA
- a CDS encoding ABC transporter ATP-binding protein, whose product MNKTVMVKAENVSLYYKNNINKKEVLKNISFEVSQNESLCIIGPNGCGKSTLLKSLCRIIDFEGNIFINNKDIRKIDTYKAIAIMSQMSSIYFGYTSYDTIMMGRYANYKDKLLSMPSKEDKDFVIHYMEKLKLMHLKDKLITELSGGELQRVFLARTLVQNPSIILMDEPTNHLDLNSQIELIYNLKEWVKNGDRCIIAVLHDINAALNFADKLLVLKEGGSKYFGSTNNFDVSLLNYIYDIDVFEYMHNSFLRWS is encoded by the coding sequence ATGAATAAAACTGTTATGGTAAAAGCGGAAAATGTATCTTTGTATTATAAAAATAATATAAATAAAAAAGAAGTATTAAAAAATATATCATTTGAAGTATCTCAGAATGAAAGTTTATGCATTATAGGACCTAATGGATGCGGAAAGAGTACTTTGTTAAAATCGCTTTGCAGAATAATAGATTTTGAAGGTAATATATTTATTAATAATAAAGATATAAGAAAAATAGATACTTATAAAGCTATAGCAATTATGAGTCAAATGTCTTCTATTTATTTTGGATATACTTCTTATGATACAATAATGATGGGAAGATATGCCAATTATAAAGATAAATTATTATCTATGCCAAGTAAAGAAGATAAGGATTTTGTTATTCATTATATGGAAAAATTAAAGTTAATGCATTTAAAAGATAAATTGATAACAGAACTTTCTGGGGGAGAGCTTCAAAGAGTTTTTTTAGCGAGAACTTTAGTACAAAATCCTAGTATTATATTGATGGACGAGCCTACAAATCATTTGGATTTAAATAGTCAGATAGAATTAATTTATAATTTAAAAGAATGGGTGAAAAATGGAGATAGATGTATTATTGCTGTGCTTCATGATATAAATGCAGCATTAAATTTCGCAGATAAATTATTAGTTTTAAAAGAAGGCGGCTCTAAATATTTCGGAAGTACCAATAATTTTGATGTTTCATTATTAAACTATATATACGATATAGATGTTTTTGAGTATATGCATAATTCTTTTTTAAGGTGGTCATAA
- a CDS encoding FecCD family ABC transporter permease produces the protein MIKKIIIILILVFISSILSVCIGSVFISPKEIICILIYKVSSIELIHINKINSDIINIRLQHSVLSLFVGASLSMTGVVIQSILRNPLASAYNLGVSSGAGLGASLLIVMNISFNQYFFIGVSMIFAFITILFILFISKKIDKYMSSNSIILAGIVISLFLSSVMSFLSYMFPKYSNKIILWQLGSLFVRNKIDILIIISMTLLFLLILIKYSSVLDIITFGDETSLSLGVDVKKMRIFFILISSFITAVLVAFTGVIGFVDLVSPHIARKIFGAKHIIVFPASALIGGLLLNVSDIFSRIIVQGSNIPIGIVTAVIGAPFFLYIFISNKNNGM, from the coding sequence ATGATAAAAAAAATTATAATAATTTTAATATTAGTTTTTATCTCATCAATACTATCAGTATGCATTGGAAGTGTTTTTATATCTCCTAAAGAAATAATATGCATACTTATATATAAAGTCTCTAGCATAGAACTCATTCATATAAATAAAATAAACTCTGACATTATAAATATAAGGCTTCAGCATTCTGTATTATCATTATTTGTAGGAGCTTCTTTATCTATGACAGGCGTTGTGATACAGTCTATATTGAGAAACCCTCTTGCTTCTGCATATAATCTTGGTGTATCATCTGGAGCCGGACTTGGGGCTTCCTTACTTATAGTAATGAATATATCATTTAATCAATACTTTTTCATAGGTGTTTCAATGATATTTGCTTTTATTACTATATTGTTTATACTATTTATATCAAAAAAAATAGATAAATATATGAGCAGCAATTCTATAATACTTGCTGGAATAGTGATATCATTATTTTTAAGTTCAGTTATGAGTTTTTTATCGTATATGTTTCCTAAATACTCAAACAAAATAATACTTTGGCAGCTTGGAAGTTTATTTGTAAGAAATAAAATAGATATTTTGATTATTATTTCAATGACATTATTATTTTTATTAATACTTATTAAATATTCCAGTGTGCTTGATATAATAACTTTTGGAGATGAAACTAGCTTGTCGCTTGGTGTAGATGTAAAAAAAATGAGGATATTTTTTATATTAATATCTTCATTTATAACAGCGGTATTAGTTGCTTTTACTGGAGTAATAGGTTTTGTTGATTTGGTATCTCCTCATATAGCAAGAAAAATATTTGGGGCTAAGCATATTATAGTTTTTCCCGCATCTGCTTTAATTGGAGGGCTTCTTCTTAATGTTTCTGATATATTTTCTAGGATTATAGTTCAGGGTTCTAATATACCGATAGGGATAGTTACTGCTGTTATAGGAGCTCCTTTCTTTTTGTATATATTTATATCAAATAAAAATAACGGAATGTAA
- a CDS encoding glycosyltransferase family 2 protein, with protein MKISIIIPCYNEEEVLNTLYERINNVSKKLSDYECEFIFVNDGSKDKTEQIIEELNKKDSRVKLFSFSRNFGHQAAVSCGIHNSKGDIAVIIDADLQDPPEIIPDMIKEYEKTKTPIIYGKRVSRKGESIFKKLTASLFYRLINLLSEVKFPVDTGDFRLIDKNVIEAYKSFSENPKYIRGLISWTGFEQRAFEYERDARAAGHTKYTFKKMLKLALTGILSFSVKPLRISLFLGILAIFIALAFSIRVFYLYLFNPETLVKGWASIIITILFMGGFQLISLSVISEYLANIFNEIKKRPEYIIKKTIE; from the coding sequence ATGAAAATTAGTATAATAATACCCTGCTATAATGAAGAAGAAGTTTTAAATACACTCTATGAAAGAATAAATAATGTTTCTAAAAAATTATCAGACTATGAATGCGAATTTATTTTTGTTAATGACGGCAGTAAAGATAAAACCGAACAGATAATAGAAGAATTAAATAAAAAAGACAGCAGAGTAAAACTTTTTTCTTTTTCACGCAACTTTGGACATCAGGCTGCAGTAAGCTGCGGAATACATAACTCTAAAGGGGATATAGCTGTAATAATAGATGCTGACTTACAAGACCCTCCTGAAATTATACCGGATATGATAAAAGAATATGAAAAAACCAAAACACCTATTATTTATGGTAAAAGAGTTTCAAGGAAGGGTGAGAGTATATTTAAGAAACTAACAGCATCATTATTTTACCGTTTGATAAATTTGCTCTCAGAAGTAAAGTTCCCAGTTGATACTGGAGACTTTAGACTTATAGATAAAAATGTTATAGAAGCGTATAAATCTTTTAGTGAAAATCCAAAATACATAAGAGGTTTAATAAGCTGGACTGGTTTTGAACAGAGAGCTTTCGAATATGAGAGAGATGCAAGAGCAGCAGGGCATACAAAATATACTTTTAAGAAAATGCTTAAGTTGGCTCTTACAGGAATTTTATCATTTTCTGTTAAGCCTTTAAGAATATCATTATTTTTAGGTATACTCGCTATATTTATTGCTTTAGCTTTTTCTATCAGAGTGTTTTATTTGTATTTATTTAATCCAGAGACTCTAGTAAAAGGCTGGGCTTCTATTATAATTACAATTCTTTTTATGGGTGGTTTTCAGCTAATTTCACTGTCTGTTATTAGTGAGTATTTAGCCAATATATTTAATGAAATCAAAAAAAGACCTGAATATATTATTAAAAAAACAATAGAATAA
- a CDS encoding adenylate kinase, producing the protein MLNIIFIGAPGVGKGTQSALIEKDYSIAHIATGDMLRENISNGTELGKTAKSYMDKGELVPDSLVIDMLKARITKDDCKNGFMLDGFPRTMEQAKELSSILDSLNYKISAVIDIFASEEIIIDRLLKRGRADDNEETIKNRLKVFESQSKPVLDYYNGKAKIIKIESVGTPEEVYARIKKELDSL; encoded by the coding sequence ATGCTTAATATAATTTTTATAGGAGCTCCCGGCGTAGGTAAAGGAACTCAATCTGCTTTAATAGAAAAAGATTATTCTATAGCACATATTGCTACAGGCGATATGTTAAGAGAAAATATTTCTAATGGTACAGAACTAGGTAAAACTGCCAAATCATATATGGACAAAGGTGAATTAGTACCAGATAGTTTAGTTATTGATATGCTTAAAGCTAGAATAACTAAAGATGATTGTAAAAATGGCTTTATGCTTGACGGATTCCCTAGAACTATGGAACAGGCAAAAGAATTATCATCTATACTTGACAGCTTAAATTATAAAATCAGTGCTGTTATAGATATATTTGCTTCTGAAGAGATAATAATAGACAGACTTTTAAAAAGAGGACGTGCTGATGATAATGAAGAAACTATAAAAAATAGATTAAAAGTATTTGAAAGTCAAAGTAAACCTGTGCTTGATTACTATAACGGCAAAGCAAAAATAATAAAAATAGAAAGTGTAGGAACACCAGAAGAAGTGTATGCTAGAATAAAAAAAGAATTAGATTCACTGTAA
- a CDS encoding ABC transporter substrate-binding protein — protein MKKIKIILLIIFNIFLLSCNASNTFDNTLKDRAGNSIILPDSINTIASLSPAVTDIIIALGFSEKIIASDAASKEILQTNNIDISNISVFDMMNPDSEKMISINPDILFVNNFSVFSGKNSIDSINASGICTAVIPNSDTIKSIEDDIYFIGHVLNKNYEASNIVNIMDLNVEKIKSIGNTITNNKKVYFEIAALPNLYSFGTNVYLDDMINIIGAENIFKDRNSWIAVSEENVLFSNPDIIFTSVDYVDNPEEEILSRQSWQNINALKNKDVYYISSSSLPTHNIIYALLDMAKYIYPNEYKDVQIIRN, from the coding sequence ATGAAAAAAATTAAAATAATACTATTAATCATTTTTAATATATTTTTACTTTCATGCAATGCTTCAAATACTTTTGATAATACGCTTAAAGACAGAGCTGGAAATAGTATAATATTACCAGACAGTATAAATACTATAGCATCTTTATCTCCTGCTGTTACAGATATTATAATAGCTTTAGGGTTTTCAGAGAAAATAATAGCTTCAGATGCAGCTTCAAAAGAAATCTTACAAACTAATAATATAGATATTTCTAACATATCTGTTTTTGATATGATGAATCCTGATTCTGAAAAGATGATATCAATTAATCCTGATATTTTATTTGTTAATAATTTCAGCGTATTTTCTGGTAAAAACTCTATTGATTCTATAAATGCTTCTGGAATATGTACAGCAGTTATACCAAATAGCGATACTATAAAATCAATAGAAGATGATATATATTTTATAGGGCATGTTTTAAATAAAAATTATGAAGCTTCAAATATTGTAAATATTATGGACTTAAATGTAGAAAAAATAAAATCCATAGGAAATACTATAACTAATAATAAAAAAGTGTATTTTGAAATAGCTGCTTTGCCTAATCTTTATTCATTTGGTACTAATGTTTATTTAGATGATATGATTAATATTATAGGTGCTGAGAATATATTTAAAGATAGAAACTCTTGGATAGCAGTATCTGAAGAAAATGTACTTTTTTCTAATCCAGACATAATATTTACAAGTGTGGATTATGTAGATAATCCTGAAGAAGAAATATTAAGCCGTCAGTCTTGGCAAAATATAAATGCTTTAAAAAATAAAGATGTATATTATATATCATCATCATCTTTGCCTACTCATAATATTATATATGCACTATTAGATATGGCTAAATATATTTATCCTAATGAATATAAAGATGTTCAAATAATTAGGAATTGA